A window of the Juglans microcarpa x Juglans regia isolate MS1-56 chromosome 5D, Jm3101_v1.0, whole genome shotgun sequence genome harbors these coding sequences:
- the LOC121264336 gene encoding berberine bridge enzyme-like 26 produces the protein MGISYLKSLPLILIFILITVSAWSSPSTAASSNSSSHNGSFQQCFSSGFQHSYNSTTSGSMIFSKNNSAYASLLKSSVRNLRLLINSSEPQFIISPFHDSHVQAAVICSKKHGMQVRVRSGGHDYEGLSYVSDIVPFIIIDLVNLRSISINVENESASVESGATLGELYYKIAEKSNAYGFPAGSCPTVGVGGHFSGGGFGTLFRKYGLAADNVMDAKIVDADGKLLDRKSMGEDLFWAIRGGGGSSFGVILAWKIRLVPVPPVVTIFNVKKTLEQGATEHLQKWQAIASKLHEDLFLHAVVDVANAPSNGGSKTIQISFISLFLGPAERLLLLMKVSFPELALERNNCTEMSWIQSVLYFAGFPSRSPLRVLLDRSPQSKSFFKAKSDYVKESISKAGLEGLWQRLMEEQTSLLILTPYGGKMSDISDSETPFPHRSGNLYQIQYLVTWDSDNETQQHIGWMRTLYAYMAPYVSKSPRAAYLNYRDLDLGQNDNNNASYAQASTWGLKYFKNNFKRLVHVKTVVDPSNFFRNEQSIPVFPS, from the coding sequence ATGGGAATTTCGTACCTTAAAAGTCTTCCATTAATATTGATCTTCATTCTCATAACTGTCTCAGCGTGGTCCTCACCTAGTACTGCAGCTTCAAGTAATTCTTCTAGTCATAACGGCAGCTTCCAGCAATGTTTTTCTTCCGGTTTCCAGCATTCTTATAATTCTACTACCTCGGGATCAATGATCTTCAGTAAGAATAATTCGGCTTATGCCTCCCTCTTAAAATCTTCCGTACGAAACCTAAGGTTATTGATCAACTCTTCCGAACCGCAATTCATCATTTCTCCATTTCATGATTCCCATGTCCAAGCAGCCGTGATTTGTTCCAAGAAACATGGCATGCAAGTAAGGGTTCGAAGTGGGGGACATGACTACGAGGGCCTTTCCTATGTGTCTGATATTGTTCCATTCATCATCATCGATCTTGTCAATCTTCGGTCTATTAGCATCAATGTAGAAAATGAGAGTGCATCGGTGGAGTCCGGTGCAACCCTAGGAGAGTTGTACTACAAGATTGCAGAGAAAAGTAACGCCTATGGATTCCCAGCAGGAAGCTGCCCCACAGTGGGCGTTGGGGGACACTTTAGCGGAGGTGGTTTCGGGACTCTATTCAGAAAATATGGCCTTGCTGCTGATAACGTTATGGATGCTAAGATTGTCGATGCTGATGGTAAACTTCTAGACAGAAAATCCATGGGAGAAGATCTTTTTTGGGCGATCAGAGGTGGAGGAGGGTCGAGCTTTGGAGTCATACTCGCATGGAAAATCAGGTTGGTCCCTGTTCCGCCGGTGGTGACTATTTTTAATGTCAAAAAGACATTGGAACAAGGCGCAACCGAGCATCTGCAAAAGTGGCAAGCCATTGCCAGTAAGCTTCATGAAGATCTTTTCCTCCATGCAGTTGTAGACGTTGCTAATGCACCTTCAAATGGCGGATCAAAGACAATTCAGATTTCGTTCATATCTTTGTTTCTTGGGCCGGCTGAGAGACTCCTCCTTTTGATGAAAGTTAGTTTTCCTGAGTTGGCTCTGGAGCGCAACAACTGCACTGAAATGAGTTGGATACAGTCTGTTCTTTATTTTGCTGGCTTCCCAAGCAGGAGTCCCTTGCGAGTTTTGCTTGATAGAAGCCCACAGTCGAAGAGTTTCTTCAAAGCAAAATCAGACTACGTGAAGGAATCTATTTCGAAAGCTGGGTTGGAAGGGTTGTGGCAAAGACTAATGGAGGAACAGACATCCTTGCTGATCTTGACACCTTATGGTGGAAAGATGAGTGATATTTCTGATTCAGAAACGCCTTTCCCACACAGAAGTGGAAATTTATATCAAATCCAATATTTAGTCACTTGGGATTCCGACAATGAAACACAGCAACACATCGGGTGGATGAGAACTCTTTATGCGTACATGGCACCTTATGTTTCCAAGTCTCCAAGAGCAGCCTACCTGAACTATAGGGATCTTGACTTGGGGCAAAACGATAACAACAATGCAAGCTATGCACAAGCAAGTACTTGGGGTTTGAAGTATTTTAAGAACAACTTCAAGAGACTAGTTCATGTAAAAACCGTCGTTGATCCTAGTAATTTCTTTAGGAATGAGCAAAGCATCCCGGTGTTTCCATCTTGA
- the LOC121264337 gene encoding cytochrome c6, chloroplastic: MQLLSVISSYSSCNNGAYSLPAQGNLKKEAQNPVPKKQHQLKYLKSLVPPLMAAIVTLSPLCNTPVSLGQTIDVQRGASLFRQACIGCHVGGGNIIQPGATLFTKDLQRNGVVAEEEIYNVTYYGKGRMPGFGENCTPRGQCTFGARLQEEEIKLLAKFVKLQADQGWPNIEESSED; the protein is encoded by the exons ATGCAGCTTTTATCTGTAATCTCTAGCTACTCGAGCTGTAACAATGGTGCCTATTCACTCCCAGCACAG GGAAATTTGAAGAAAGAGGCACAGAACCCAGTTCCGAAAAAGCAGCATCAGTTGAAGTATTTAAAGAGCTTGGTTCCACCTCTAATGGCCGCAATCGTTACCTTATCTCCACTGTGCAATACCCCAG TTTCACTTGGACAAACCATAGATGTGCAAAGAGGAGCTTCATTGTTTCGTCAAGCTTGCATTGGTTGTCATGTTGGAGGCGGAAATATAATCCAACCT ggtgcaacaCTTTTTACAAAAGATCTTCAGAG AAATGGAGTAGTGGCAGAAGAGGAGATTTACAATGTGACATACTATGGCAAGGGAAGAATGCCA GGCTTTGGAGAGAATTGCACGCCAAGGGGCCAATGCACATTTGGAGCCCGTTTGCAGGAAGAAGAGATCAAGCTGTTGGCCAAGTTTGTCAAGTTACAGGCTGATCAAGGATGGCCAAATATAGAAGAAAGTAGCGAAGATTGA